A stretch of the Uranotaenia lowii strain MFRU-FL chromosome 3, ASM2978415v1, whole genome shotgun sequence genome encodes the following:
- the LOC129752167 gene encoding mucin-2-like, whose protein sequence is MKILGALALVALIEFGSGLEVVCPTDGKSAYLANPEDCGQYYVCVWGRSVSQSCAKGLYWNDRTKNCDWPHNANCVSTGGKNPDACVLGEMTPHSKYYVCLGISKVVSECGSGLHFNPRALVCDYPAAAGCASSPIVSSTTEITNLPTTTAAGSSTESTWTPTTTVEPQTTDVQTTSTAPSTEEASWPSTSVPSTTTEGLPSTTVDPSVEETTESVSTTVEPATETTDSWTTEEPVTTTAETSSSTTTAEPTTEVQTTVVFETTTLEASSPITTEEPTTEQQTTEGQSSVTTTQEASSPITTVDPTTFTTTSPAASSPITTEASTTEAEITGPETTEAATTEDLTTEAETTDAPTTDGGIVEQSSTDGQTSETTEGETTDNGQSSETTAAETEEPSTETTAAASSSVQADQTATADVSSQPPTTVVVVLKDQTPASKGKSDNSNKTKSGKPQDSAEKSAEDSGEKQPSSNKGKSKSTATGKDQGSGEDSSENSVEQQKKTLQEQLRNHPLRNWFQFLWRAE, encoded by the coding sequence atgaaaattttgggaGCTCTAGCCTTGGTCGCTCTGATTGAGTTCGGATCGGGATTGGAGGTAGTCTGTCCTACAGACGGAAAAAGTGCGTATTTGGCTAATCCTGAAGATTGCGGACAGTATTATGTCTGTGTGTGGGGAAGATCCGTGAGCCAGAGCTGTGCCAAGGGATTATACTGGAACGATCGGACGAAAAACTGTGATTGGCCACATAATGCCAACTGTGTCTCGACGGGTGGAAAGAATCCGGATGCCTGTGTGCTCGGGGAAATGACGCCCCACAGCAAATACTACGTTTGTCTTGGCATTAGTAAAGTGGTATCCGAATGTGGATCTGGGTTACATTTCAATCCGCGAGCTCTGGTTTGTGATTATCCAGCTGCCGCTGGATGTGCCAGTTCTCCTATTGTTTCTTCAACGACAGAAATTACAAACTTACCAACGACTACCGCTGCAGGATCGTCGACTGAATCGACCTGGACTCCAACGACGACCGTAGAACCTCAAACAACTGATGTACAAACAACAAGTACAGCTCCTTCAACCGAAGAAGCTTCATGGCCTTCGACAAGTGTACCATCCACAACAACAGAAGGTTTACCTTCAACCACGGTAGATCCATCTGTGGAAGAAACGACAGAATCTGTTTCAACGACAGTCGAACCAGCAACCGAAACCACGGATTCTTGGACGACGGAAGAACCTGTTACCACAACAGCAGAGACATCATCATCAACGACGACGGCAGAACCAACAACGGAGGTTCAAACAACGGTAGTGTTTGAAACCACAACACTAGAAGCTTCATCTCCAATAACGACGGAAGAACCGACGACAGAACAGCAAACAACGGAAGGGCAATCTAGTGTAACCACAACACAGGAAGCTTCATCACCAATCACCACGGTTGATCCAACAACTTTCACCACAACTTCACCAGCTGCATCGTCACCAATAACAACGGAAGCTTCAACTACAGAGGCTGAAATAACAGGACCCGAAACGACCGAAGCTGCTACAACAGAAGATCTGACAACAGAAGCAGAGACGACGGATGCTCCAACGACCGACGGAGGCATTGTTGAACAATCTTCAACGGATGGACAAACGAGTGAAACAACCGAAGGTGAAACAACAGACAACGGACAATCCAGTGAAACGACTGCAGCAGAAACTGAAGAGCCATCAACTGAAACAACTGCTGCTGCATCGTCTTCGGTACAAGCAGATCAAACAGCAACCGCAGATGTCTCGTCGCAACCTCCAACAACTGTTGTGGTGGTGCTGAAGGATCAAACACCGGCCAGCAAAGGAAAATCGGATAACAGTAACAAAACCAAATCTGGTAAACCACAGGATAGTGCGGAAAAGTCTGCTGAGGACAGCGGTGAAAAACAGCCTTCGAGCAACAAAGGAAAGTCCAAATCGACGGCAACCGGTAAAGATCAGGGTAGTGGAGAAGACTCCTCGGAGAACTCCGTCGAACAACAGAAGAAAACTCTACAGGAGCAGCTTAGAAACCATCCTCTGAGGAATTGGTTCCAGTTCCTGTGGCGAGctgaataa